The nucleotide sequence GCGTGATGTGCTCGTACGCCTCGTCGGTGGGGTCCCAGTCGGGCGCGTAGGCGGCCACCTCACGGCCGGCCGCCCGCCACGGGTACATGTTCTCCACCGCGACGGCGATGCCGAACTCCTCCTCGAGCCGGGCCACCAGCTCGACGAAGCCGCGCGCGTACTCGCGCTGCCACCGGAACGGCGGATGCACGACGACGGTCGACGCGCCCAGGCGGCGGGCCGCCTCGAGCGACTTCGTCAGCCGCACCGTGGGATCGGGCGACCACACGCGCTGGGTGATGAGCAGGCACGGCGCGTGCACGGACAGCACCGGCATGCCGTACCGCTCGGCCAGGCTCTCGATCTGGTCGATGTCCTGGCTGACCGGATCGGTCCACACCATCACCTCGACGCCGTCGTAGCCGAGCTCCGCGGCCATCTCGAACGCCGTGGCGGCCCCCTGCGGGTAGGTGGCGGCGGTGGACAGCCCCACGGGCGACTCGGGGACCCGTAGTACCCCGGAGGCACTCTGGCGCAGTTCGGACACGCTCTCAAGGGTAAGCCGCCGGGCCACGCGCCGGCGCCGGGCTCGGCTCACGACTCGGGCGCGAACTCCCAGTGCCAGGGCTCCGGCGTGCTGCCGCTGGGCCGGGCCCAGTCGGGGTTGTCCCAGCCGAAGTCGCCGGCGTTGTCGTCGAGCCAGGCGTAGAGCTCGCCGCCGAAGGAGTTGGCGCCGCAGCCGACGTCCACGGCGAGGCCCCAGCCGTGCTGGCTGGTGCCGGGCTCGGCGGCCAGGCCGGGCTTGCGGTCGGCGACGTCGACCTGAGCCTCGTAGCTGCGGTACGAGTCGGTGACGCACTCGATGAGGCCCTCGCCGGTCTCGGCCCGGTAGAACGCGTCGAGCGCGACGAACGAGGCGGCGGCATCGGGGCGCAGCTGCTGGCCGCTGCCGATGCCGCACAGGTGATCGGAGCCGAGCTCGCCGTTGCCGATGTCGTCGTCGGGGATGGTGGCGTCGCAGCCGGCCACCGGCGGGAAGCCGGCCGGGGTCGGCGTGGGCGTCGGCACCGGCGCGACGGCCGTGGGCGCCGGGGCGGGCGCGGCGGTCACCGGGGCCGACGGGGTGGGCGCCGGCGTGGCGGACGGGGTGCCGACGCTGCCGGCCAGCGGCGACGGGGCGCCGTTGTCACCGCGGTCGGGGCCGGCCGCGGCGTCCTCGCGCAGCTCGCCGACGTCGAACGGGGCGGGCGAGAGCGAGGCGATGGCGGCCGTCGGGGCCGGGGCGGCCGTGAGCGTCGTGGCGCCGACGGCGGCGCCGGCGGCCGCGCCCACCCCCGCGAAGGGCAGAGCGAGCCGGCGGAGGCGGGCAGAGTGGCGCCGCTTGTGACGAGCGTTGGGCACGAGCGGCGGTCCTCCGGGAGATCACGAGACGATAACGGCCAGATGACTCTAACCCGATTCGTCCAATTTTCCATAAGGACTGACGTCAGACCTCGCGGCCGGCTTCGACGGCCTCCCCGAACTCGCCCCCTTCGAACTGGTCCAGCCGGCGCAGGATGATGCCCTCGCGCAGCGCCCACGGGCAGATGTCGATCTCGTCGACCTCGAACAGGTCGACGACGGCGTCGGCGACGACCGCGCCGG is from Jiangella alkaliphila and encodes:
- a CDS encoding M15 family metallopeptidase, which codes for MPNARHKRRHSARLRRLALPFAGVGAAAGAAVGATTLTAAPAPTAAIASLSPAPFDVGELREDAAAGPDRGDNGAPSPLAGSVGTPSATPAPTPSAPVTAAPAPAPTAVAPVPTPTPTPAGFPPVAGCDATIPDDDIGNGELGSDHLCGIGSGQQLRPDAAASFVALDAFYRAETGEGLIECVTDSYRSYEAQVDVADRKPGLAAEPGTSQHGWGLAVDVGCGANSFGGELYAWLDDNAGDFGWDNPDWARPSGSTPEPWHWEFAPES
- a CDS encoding sugar phosphate isomerase/epimerase family protein → MSELRQSASGVLRVPESPVGLSTAATYPQGAATAFEMAAELGYDGVEVMVWTDPVSQDIDQIESLAERYGMPVLSVHAPCLLITQRVWSPDPTVRLTKSLEAARRLGASTVVVHPPFRWQREYARGFVELVARLEEEFGIAVAVENMYPWRAAGREVAAYAPDWDPTDEAYEHITLDLSHAAVAGMDSLKMSEAIGDRLAHLHMTDGTGSSRDEHLIPGRGNQPCSAVLERLARIEWSGSVILEVSTRRARNTAEREADLAEALAFTRLNLAASVQTAFAVGADGTAELVARGGSAG